The window CTAAATTTCTGAGAcccaacatttttgaaaaggaaaTTTCTATAAGcaattttcatcaaaattataAGAAATATGGAATATATAACTGCGTGTGATAACATATGAGTATCACTTTCTGAGATGATTAGCAAGAAATAGTGAACTTTTATGCAgcattcataaatgttttttgagaTGTACAactaattttcattttgtttcaaaaagcattttattttcattatttaaaatgtaaattttgaatGCAGTTTAgtcatcaaaataaatttatcaTAGCTATTTCTTTTATCATATGCATGACCAAATAAGGAAAATTCAAGCATGTCATTCTAGCATGTGCATGTAATTTATGATGTTGTTTAAATGACATTTCACCAGCAGCTCTTTATAGGTGCTAGTTATTGAAGGTCACCTTCTTGAGCCAGTGATTTACAAGCCACTCTTAAAATTTCACATGACACTTCCAGTGGGAGATTTATTAATTACAATGCAGACTTTGACATGTAATAAATTTTAGAGCTCAATATTATCACAATTTCCTGCCTGTTAGTCACAAAGCTGAGCAATCTGTgctgctgaaggaaaacatgggACATGTTGGGCAAAGCAGCCTGGTTCTGGGCACTGAGAAAAGCCTAAACTGTGTTTGGGTCCCAGAGCGGATTTGCAGAGTTTATCAGCCCCAGCACAGAGCGGCATTCATTGCTAGCACACACTGCTGTGGATAAGAAGGTTGGAAGATGACTGAGTCCTTTCCTTGGTCAAGAACAGCCCAGAGGGTGCACAAGGTGCTTGTCAATTAGAAAAAAGCTCACACATTCTCTTGGTTGACGCATTCACAGTCACTGTTTGACTTGCGGTGTATTTATTGAACACTCCAGtgtattattttgatttgaaagtCAAAGTTTATCAGGAAACTCAAACACAGGAAAGAATTAAAGGCTAAATGGTTCAGAGTTGACAGTAAGACAAGAACCTTGGACTCTTAATGCATTAAGATTGACTTTATCTCAATAGTTATTTGATGTTGTGGGCTCTTCttgcttctttttaaataaaaacaaatactgacactaaacataaaacctttcatttaacattaaacCTTCTCCactaaaatagcttttttttttttaaatgtatagaTAATGGACTGTGATGTAATTTTCCCTACAAATATAATCAAAAGTCTTCATTTCACTGCCAATATGTATCACTTATCACAAGTTGAAATGATTTTTGAGTCActtaaaaaatacatgtttcaGTGAAGACAAACAATCTCCTCCATGTGTTGCCCTCATTATGCCTTGAGTAAAAAATCTTGGACCTGGTACATGGAGGTCTACAGATGGCTGAGGACATTTAATAGTCTGACGTTTGACAAAGAACATCTGGCCTCCTGCAGAGTGAGGATAACTAGTGTGGTGgtttaggatttatttttgaCGTTTCGTAAAGATTAACAAAATGTATGTGTAGTTCAACAGAAAGAAAGGCATGTCAGTGTAATGTGTAGTTTATGTCTGATGAAGCTGAGTTTATGTCACAtgctgtatttacattttttttttttaaatctgacctAAGATTTAGGGCCAGTTTGTATTACCaaagttatttctatttgcttaatttttaaaGAAGGAGAGAGGCTATCATTTCCAACTATCTTGAAATTGTACAATTTTATTGGTAGAATTGCCCTTTTTAATTAGTTGACTTTGGTCAAGCATTTTGGGGATCCTGCCCCAAGCTTCTCGCTGGAATTCAGCCAAATCCCTGGCTGATGTCTAGAGATGCCATTTCCCTGTGACACCATCTGTTTTGTGAAGTGCAACAGTCCCTCCTGCATAAAAATACCACACAACCCTCAACTATACGGTCAGGATAGTGTTCCCAGGCTTGCTGGTCTCCTTCTTTGTCCTCCAAATGTAATATTGTCAGATAACATTCTCCAAACATTAAGGTCTTTGTCCATGAGTTTATTTGTTAACTGGAATCTGACTTTTAATGTTGCTTTGGAAATAATGGCTTCTTACTCACTGAGTGGCCCTACAGCCCAAGTCAGTACAATAATATTAGGCAGCATCTTCACTAGGTCTTCTGCTTTCATTGTTAATGCATACATTTCATACATTACAAATACAAACAGTATAATAAGTAGACATGCAGTTTATATTtgcataattattattatttgaccAGATCAACTCAGCATGTTCATTTGACTTCatgaaaaagattaaatttattttaatctttttcatAAAGTTACACAAGGATACAACCATAATATTCCAGAAGCTTAGGAAGCCATGACACTAAAATGCACAGGCTTTTCCGAATTATTTAAAGGTATAGTAACCTTAatgtaagtaatttttttcaaaattctccAAAAGAAGAGACTATAAAATCTAACATTAATCCATTTCATCTCTTATTTGATAAAATGAATCAGTGgaaaatcataaattaaaactCTTTTCCTTCTCATGGACataacttcatgttttttatgtgaCAGCAGGTTGCAAAAAGGTCTAGTTTTGAAGTGCAAGGTGGAAATctcccacaaaaaaaacacaagaccccctaaacacaaaacaaaaaataaaatatttttataagctGCCAACACAAAACCGTTCTTCGTACCTGCCTCTGTTTCAGCTGCATGGCTGCTTTGTGTGGGTGCCCGGTATCTGTCAACCTGCATCTGCAACAGAAGCAGCTGAGCAGCGCAGGGTTTCTACTCTTCTCCCCACTAAAACATTTTGGCAATTCCAGGTGCCAAACTAACAAACACTCACACAAATGCATACATGCATACATATGAACACATACATGTTCATACTCGAGCACCCATATATAATCCAAAAGGCTGATCATAAAAACACgtgttcatattttattaatgcaaaCGTTTTGTAGAGCAAAGGTGTCCTGGTAAATGtgcaaattaaaaacaggattCTGCCTCTCAAGTCATCCTCACCTTAAATTTGTAACACATGCTGGTATATTTACCATAAAACTGCTACAGAAATTCAAGTATTGAGTGCTGGTTTAATGGGATAATTGATTATGCACATCGATCTTCATGTATTTCAGAGGCACTGCAGCAAATCTTTCCTATGCTGTTAAACGTAGCTGCtacattttgtgttatttcattGAAATGACAAGTGAATAGCTGCACAGATGGGAATTCACCAACAGGCAATCTACCTATGTGATAGAATCAATttggaaaagagaaacaaagatggaaaaaagtTAATGGAACCATTTTATTACAGAGGAGTAAACTAACATAAGACATCTTCTAAACTGATAAGATTTCCTGCCTTTCTTGTAGGATGAGCTTATAGCCACTCTTCTAATATTAATCATGTTTTAACTCCAAATCCCATTCCTTTTGGCCACTTCCCAGAGCTCACTATCAAAGCTGAAATTAGACATTTAGACGTTTACTGTTTGAAACAGACACGACTCCAGTATTCTTCCCGCTTTATACCAGTTGTGATTGAGATTCAAGATACTTTAACTCCTTAACAGAACTAAACCCTGAATTTACCTCTTTCTATCTCGCAAACATCACCCCACACTCCTATTGATGCCCCTAGTAAAGTAAGTatgtaaaaagctttaaaataatttgagatCTTCcattatttgctttatttggtgcatttatttccaaataaaaataaactgctgcttCAGGCTAGTCTATAGAGATGAATGCACCGagtcaaaaaataaagttcttgaGCTACCAGTCCAGCCTTTAGATATTGATCATAATTGAAAGGACAAGGCTCTAGACACAAACAGCTAAGATTAATTTCTTCCTTAGAATGGTTGGACAACCTTAGAGGTAAGGTGAGGAGCTCATCTGGGTGGAGTATAATgtagctgctgctcctccaagGTGTCAGATGAAATGGTTCATGTTGAATCAGAATGCCCCCAGAGAGCCTCACTTTAGTGGTTTTCTGTCCACATCCCACTGGTGGGTAACCCTGAGGCAGACCCAGCACTAtagctggagggactatgtagTCCTTCCAGCTGGGATTCCTAATAAATTAAGATTTCTGGGTTTCGTTTATGGAACTAAGTCTTACAATCCAATCGCAGATAGGCAGAAAAAGATGGATGTTTTAGGGAGTTTCTAAGTTGACAATACCAATCAAattgatattgttttatatttcttttataaagtCTGTCATTCCAACCCTAAGATAACTTTGTAACCTTTTCTGCCCTGATGGCACTCAGATTTTTATGCTACATCGTATGAAAAAGAGacacaaaatcattttctgtCTTGATAGATTTCCACAAATCAGACTTTTCATGCGTCTAACACAAAACATAATCCTCTCAATATAGCACAAATAACACAATCTTGTCTTTAAACATATaggttaaatttttttctgttaacatGAACAGAAAAGTTTTTGAACCGGAGTTATGAAGGGATATAATTTGCAAGAGAAAGTAAGACTTTTGAACATGCCACAAGAAACTCAGACCTGCACATAATTAGCATGGGTTTAAGGAAAAACGCAATGAAAATTTATCATGCAGATCTCTAGAAGTTTCCATTGTGCTATCAAGCCCACATGCCTACTTGCCATAATCCCCATATGTGAAGTAAATTAAGCCCATTCTTCCCCCTCCCTACTTCCAGCCTCTGTACCCAttgcagagaaaaagaaacaactcaGTTTTAGCCTTTTCTGAAAACATTCCCCTTCCTTATAAAACTCCTCCCAGCAGACATGCAGAGGCACACAGGCGACCAGACTCTCCAGACTTACTCTAATTGCGTTTGCGTGTGTCTGCACTTTTCTTTCTCTGACATGAAGGGAAGAGCTGAgttatttcttctttctgcttgtAAATGGTGCTCTTGAACTTCTGAGTGGATCCGGCGAACTAAAAGAGCAGAAGTGGAAGAATCCAGAGGTGCAAAAATTACTGGAGTTAGGTAAGCCTGATGTGTGGACTGAATGATACTTTATATAGAGAGTACACTCAGGTTTTTCCCTCACATATTCCTCAGCTAAGGTTAAGATGCTTACATCATTTACACAAACTTATAAGATGTTAAAGTAAATGCATTTTCTGGAGacacatgttgatgtttattaataattaacCGAGGGGAAACACTGTACCATTCTATCAACATACAATTTGGAtagtaaaaaattttatttgtaattttaagtaataatgtatttctgttttttttgtccttgaaCAAGTTTGATGgagttgaaaaaaaatctgtgtttccATACTTAAGGCAACCAAAAGAATCATGAGGAAATGCAACTCCAGATGAGAGCTGAACTAAGAAAATTTCTTTAGGACACTATTTAATCTTACACAAATACATTAGTTATTCCCTAATGTATTTGCTGTAGAGACAAGCAAAGAACATAATCCAACATTAGGCATTTTTTGTCAGGTGCTAAAACTCATTATCAATAACATATCTTTCCTTTACGAATTTTGTCCTCGTATTCTAAAGgagaaattcaaaaatatttttactgaaaacaaagaaatatgtaTGCATGACTTGACCAGACCATGAAGATGTTAAACTTATTATATGTTTACAAGTTTATGTAACATTGGTctttctttaacatttaaacCCATTCACTCCAATTTGTGTTCAGCAGAAAAaattagcaacttttttttttttttggcaccgCCTTGCTACCAGAGCCTTCCTTCTGATGGTGCTGCTGACGTAAATGTATTTTGACAGCTGTAAAACACACCTGGTCAAGCTTTGACAGGAGGGGCCATGAAGCTGAATGGCACCCACCCAACAAACGCTCAGATTTGCTCCTAAACCCGGACTGAAAAGAGGAGGATGTGTGCAGCCAAGAGCATCCACATCTACATTTCAGAGATTAATAAAAAGAGACTCACCAAAAGCATTTCTGCAAATTACAGAATCATTTCATATTGATTCCTCATTTTCAGAAAAGAGATATGTCTATTCAGCTGCATTCAGGGCTTTAAATAGATtttcacatacagtatatgaaaCTAACCCTACAAAATTTGTACCAGTGCTTGGTGGACCTGGTAAGAGAGTCCCATTGTCCGCAGTCACTCAAGACCTGTACTGACACATGCTGAAGAGCCGctctgcaacaaaaaaattaaaaaatgctccaaaatcaagataaaaaacagaaaaaaagttgaaaaatgaaCCGAGGCCTTCATTTTTGAAGATATGTCCTGCTAAAATTCAAGAGTTTGGCCATAATAACCACTGTGTGATTTGGATGAAGATGCttacaaacctgaaaaaaatCATCCTAACTTTAAAGGTAACCAACAAACCTGATTCGGTTACAAAAGCctattgtgagaagcttgtgAAAGGATCACCAAACAGTTCATATAAAAGTCATTTAATGTAAAAAGTCTTCTCTACCAAATATTAAGGGAACTTCTTAACTTCAAAACACTtggaaaaaatagctaaaatgtCTCAAATTGTTTTGATATCTGGCTAAGAGAGCAAACTTTGATACTAAAAGTTGATGAGAAGAAAAAGGTTTGTATCTTTTTAtacaaagcacacacacatctggcttCAACTGTACAAATCACTTGAACAATGTTAACAATTTTTTCTCATGaacttttctattttcattAGAACCAAATCATTATGACCAGTTCTATTTCGGGATTTAAACACTTAAACAGACTTGCACACTGTTGTATTTAAAGATTAAGGTGAAGCATTAAAGGGTTTGACAAACTCATGGCTTTCCCTTTGTTGAAACGCTTTAAGCCAAGAGAAAAGTCAGCCCATAAAAGTCACTTCCCTGTGACGAATCCTTTGCAGTGAAGCCAAGAAAAATGTGACTACATACTGCAGTCCAACACAAGCACAGTTTGTGCCTAACCGTCTGCATCTTAACTTTCAAGGCATTTTTCAAAAGACAAAGACCACTGTTGCTGCAAGTGTGTGATACACTGAGGAATGCGCAGGGCGTTAGCAAAACAAATTCATGTCTTTTCCAAACAGACAAATTACACTTTTATCTTATTACTTTCAGTCATAAGAAAAGTGTTGTCACTGTGGACCAACAGGGATTTGTTTTAGTGGTGCTGAAACAAGCGTGGTCAAAGTTTGtagcaataaaaagtttttgcatcACCACAATTAGGGGACATAAAGTGACAGGTTTCccatttaatttataaataaatgtgccatttttctgtttgcagtcgGCTAATTGGTTTTAACACTCAAAGTAACAAAGTATATGCagtctgaataaaataattgaagaaGCAGATGTAACACATGCAGTCATCGACTTGGAACACATCTGGAAAACTcattaaatctgcttttattttacatgtcagGTCATCCCAACTGTAACCATAAACATCCGCAAAAAAGCATTACTATGATATCAGTATATATACCTCGTTGTCCCAAAGTAATCCTATTTGAAcatatttccacaaaaaacCACTGAAACTTAATTGAAGTTGCCATTTAAACGCAGAGGGAACCCTCTCGGTTGTTTTATGAGTGTCTGGGTGTCTTTCCACACCACGAGTTGCCTTAAAATAAGCACTCTATTTTATTATGTATGTTTCAGCAGATTTCAGAACAAGATGTACTGATAGCTAATAACTAACCAGACTTTCCTCTCAGCTTTGAGGAGTTTAAAAAGGTTTGAGCCAAATCCAAATGTGATCTGACAGCAGAAAGATCTCTGTAAGCAGTTTAGGGTGGAtgcctttaaatattttccatttccagATGCTGAAGTGAGAAACCTAGATAGCCACATAAGTTAATCAAAAActgtagtttgaaaaaaaaaacccagattgtttctttttgtatccagaaaaacaaaaaaaacaacttcctgACTTCACATTCACAAGAAAGATCCTTAGAAAGCCACTGGAAACAACAGAAACTGTACTGTAAGGAGAAGTTTCAGCTTTCACAGCCTTGGCGTGACACGAGTCACCACATAGTCTAGCCACAGAATGTGAAAAGCTTATTACTACTCCACAGCTGAGGCGGCACAGTTTTGTGCAATAACGTTTTATATAACAATGATATAAATCCACTGAAAGACTAAATTTAACCATTTTACTTCTCACAACAGAAATAGAGAGACATGATAACTGTTGATGCATccatttacagtaaaattttaATCTTCTGAGGATTCCAAAATACATTTGAGATTTCATACACATATTTTGAAGGGGTTGCATGGTTGTGCAGTTGTTAGAACTGCTGCCTTGCAGGAAAAAGATACTGGTCTTGATTCCagatctttctgcatggagtttgcattttCCGGACATTGCACACGAgagttctctctgggtactctggcttgTTCCCATAGCCCAAATATATAAGTTAAATGGGCTTAGCAACAAGTGTGTgttcatggttgtttgtcctgtgccTTTGGGTTACCATGTGATGGACTGACTGCATGTCCAGGATGTATCCATGCCTCTAACGCAGTGACTATTGTAGATAGGCACCAGACTCCATGTGACCATGCAGGTATAGGCGAGTATAGACAATGAGACTTTATGTTATTGATTAAAATAGTGTGCAGTTGTAAAGAGGGAGGAAAATTGTTGCACAAGTGTGTATTTAGTCCGAACCGACGCTGTAGCCTAACCCTCTGCTGCAGTGACAGCCGGAAGGATTTTGTGATATTCCTCTACCAGCTCTGCACATTTAGAGACCTCAAacgaaaagaaagaaaaattgtttGTGCAGATAAAATGACTTGTATagtaaactgaatttaattggTAGATGGATAGATTTACTTACCCGTAGTAAGAGTCTCTAAAGCAAGTCTTTCTATTAAATAGAAGTCACTCAGATAGCAGCAACCTGTATGTAGCAAAATAAGACATACTgtgtatatattattttataatctgCATGTGGCATTTAACAAAAGTTCAACCAAAAAAAGGTTGCCTGATAAATTGTACATAGAAAAATATGATTGCTGCTAAAATATGCAGTGTGACATTCAGAGAGTCAGATTTATGAACCTTGTAAGTATTGGAGAAGAATCGTAGCCACATTTACTTCTCAGCTGGTTTGTGGAAAAGAATATAAAGAAGATGAACAtttctggaaatatttcagtatCATTACGTCTTGAGAAAGTGATTTTGAACAAACATTATTGCCATTTGCACAGTGCTGAAGATACAAAAAGTAGAACTGAAAACAGGTAAATTGGAGTACGAGCTCTGCTGATGGACCAGATGTGAAGAGTAGAGCGCTTAAAAGTgacagctgaaaaaaacaacaaaaacattagaGCCAGTGATTGTGAGCAAGTACTCTACTTTATATTTCCAAGATGTTTCCAGCCATAAATTCATCTTATTTACAGAGCTTTTCAAAAAGTGCCACTACCTCCTTAAAATGAACAAACGTCACACTTGCGTCTCCTCCGCATACTGGATTTTTGTGCAGTTTAGATGGTTGTCCATCTGAAAGTTGCAAAATTAAGCTTTAACAGCATACCTTGAGCCCAAACCATATCCTCTAATTATGGTTAGAGGATGTGAAGAACTTAGAAATCTTCACATCTTTTCATGAAATTCACAATCACTCACCTTTCTCTGCTCAGGCTACCATGTGGCAGTTTTGGATGAAGCTCATCTTGGCCTGGATGTCCTTGGCAACCCCGATATTTGGCCAAAGTGGAGATGGCGACTGGGGTTCAGGCTTTGACATCTTCCCTGGCTTAATGGCCACCAATGACACATTGGAGTCTGTTGGTGACGAGCCTGCGAGGGTGAAAAACAACCATCTCTTAACCCCGTCATCAGCGGCCCCCTCGCTCCAATTTGAACCCCAACCAGATAAGTGCTCTGTCCACTTCAGCACTAAAGCCGCTGCTTCAGCTCAAAAGCTGAAGGCCCTGCGAGAGGAGCTGGACTACCTGAAGACGATTCAACGCGGCAATAAGGCAGTGGTGGAGAACTTGGAACAGTTTGTGGGGGCAGAGCTGGGGGATCAGAAATATGAAGATatgattaaagaaaacatcatcAGTATCCAGGAAGACCATAAAGGCTGTAATGAGGATTTAGAGAAAGCTGAAGAAGATCTGAGAAAACAGCTGGAGGGAGATGGCTTCGCTGGGATGGAGAAGTGAGTATTGGTTAAAGTTACAGACTAACAATAAAAAGAGGAGGAGATTTAGCATTTCatcaaacattatttattatttttactataaaCATGTATCTGTGCCAAATCTTTGACTATCTTGTTCAGGATAAATCAAACAAAGCATATCAGTGCAAAAAATGTGTACCAGTGGAGGTATTGTGCTTTGGACTAATGTAGAAACCCACTGGACCGATGAATCTTGCTTCTGTATACAGACGTTTTTAAGCATTGGATAGACCGTCTGTCTGACAGACAAGACTTTGCCCAAACTGAGGCATCAACGGGACaaaactgcagcagaaagactgaaaattaaaaatatttaaggtgTTTGTAAATGGCCTAATTAAAGTCCAGTGCTTAATCAAAAAGAGATGCTGTGGTGGGACTATGAGAGAGCTGATCAAAAGCAGTTGTCTATAAACCTCAATATGCTTAATCAAGATGAGTGTGCAAGAAATTTCTCCCCAAAAATTTGGAAGACTgataggttaaaaaaaaaaacaataaatatgtcAGGCCTCAAAATTTATTTCTACAATTAACAGAATCATTTGGTGAGCTTAATTTATCCCACACAGATGATGATATGTCATAGAAAATGACTGACTGTTGTTTGCTTGTGTACCTGATGTTAGATTTGGGTCATTTTTAAAGCCTCCAGAGatatcataaaatgtaaaacaagttGCACTTTTTTTCAACATGGCTATCACTTTCTGAGTCCATCTTTTCCCTAATGAAAACATCGATCATAATTTACCCCAAGGGAAATGAACAGTAGGTCAATAGGGATTCCTTCATTTGCCTTTTCTGTTCTTATCTTTCCTCCTGAagcctgttttcttttcttttttcaaattctgGTGCAGAGTAAGAGAAGAATCTGTGGTCTTTGAAGAGATGCTTCGTGCTGCAGCGGACATTGCCAGCAGGTTGGAGAGATCATCCCAAACCCTTCATGTTTCATTTACACGGCAGCTGAAAGACATTGCCAGAATCCACCAATAGGAAATTGATGAACAGAGTTTCGAAACTGTTCAGATGTCAGTATCCAGTTgcataataataaatatgtgaataaaGGCTGGCAAACTGCTGTTATGTGCCAAGATCTACAGACCtaaatattttgtatgtttttgttactGAGATGCAACGATGTCTACCGTTAGCAGGAAAGGAAATGCTGAAGAAAATGCTACAAGTTGGGAAATGATGGTTTAAACAAATCACCCCTCATGGGGTAAGTCATAAAAGCTAGACTTGTTAAATATTATCTTTAATTCAGGAATTGTTTATGAAATAAATGGCAACAATCTGTGGAGCAAGTCTACCATTTGTAAAGCTAACTAGAAGAGTCTTTTGGAAAACCATCATAACGActtaataaacatttagaatGAGAAGACTGTTCATAAAATAtgtgttttcaacatttaaaaagtaaactacACTCACTTAATAGTTTATTAGGTCCAGTTTGCCAAGACCAAATTGGACCCACACCAGTTGAGGAGATTTATGACAGATTGTattttcctgctggaaaatCCTGTGATGGTCTGCCGACCTTTCTGTGCATACTTCGACCTCTCGCCCAGCCTACaactacagaaacaaaaaccacaaaacttAAGTGGAACTTTATaataaatccaaaaaatatataacttgtttccttttgttttacaaGTATGAATCTAGAAAATGTTGCATACATTTGttgaagaaggtgctctggtcagatgaaaccaaaatcaaGCTATTTGACTCTACAAAATGCTATTAGACCACCCAAGTTTTCTTGGTGAAACTTGGTGGTGCCATGTGTCATTTGTGCTGCGAGGATGCTTTCTTTCAGCAGAAGAGGCAAACTGATTAGAGCTGATGGGAATGTAATATAGCTAAATACTGGCCAAATTGGCctgtatttaataataatatgttaGAGACGGCAAAAGTCTCGAGAGTAAGGATGAACGATTATCTTCAGGATTACTCATCCTGAACATACAAAGCTTCAATGTAATGGTTTGTAGGTCAAAgcgtatttgtattttttaaatggtgtAACTCAGATTTACATCTGATTAATCTTTCAAATTGTTTCGCCCTGGAAGAACCAATTATGAAACTGTTTCTCCTGATTCTCAGAAAGAGTATGTTGTTAATTTAACAATGTATGCTTGTTCCAATAAAATCATTTGTCATTATTCAATGATATTACGCAGCTTCTCTGTTCATCCTCACGATGGGAAAACTTAAACATATCCAAGTATATTTAATCACTTAGTCTGCCCTCTAGCTGCTCTCCACAGAAATATCCCAGTGGAGTTGACCTGAGTGAGCTGATTCTTTGAGTGAAAAACGCTTGAATGAATTGCGCAAATATTTGACATAGAACTCTAATTTAACACTTTCTAATGTGCTTAGATTGAAATGT is drawn from Xiphophorus hellerii strain 12219 chromosome 15, Xiphophorus_hellerii-4.1, whole genome shotgun sequence and contains these coding sequences:
- the LOC116734188 gene encoding uncharacterized protein LOC116734188, coding for MWQFWMKLILAWMSLATPIFGQSGDGDWGSGFDIFPGLMATNDTLESVGDEPARVKNNHLLTPSSAAPSLQFEPQPDKCSVHFSTKAAASAQKLKALREELDYLKTIQRGNKAVVENLEQFVGAELGDQKYEDMIKENIISIQEDHKGCNEDLEKAEEDLRKQLEGDGFAGMEKVREESVVFEEMLRAAADIASRLERSSQTLHVSFTRQLKDIARIHQ